From a single Apium graveolens cultivar Ventura chromosome 2, ASM990537v1, whole genome shotgun sequence genomic region:
- the LOC141702381 gene encoding uncharacterized protein LOC141702381, with the protein MASLSSSTERTETDPVDAQVVAPVSEQILPPLPPEPAPEIPLPPEWEDLEPQIPMPPVEIPEMPPMEPEAEPPVYAPMEQPVLFPAPLAIYAPVPGVYQFPQPEFIDEIVVDGPLPSRGSSTDLHEHHTVTYQRFQAEREERIRWQN; encoded by the exons atggcttctttatcatcatctacggagaggaccgagacagatccagtggatgcacaggtagtagccccagtgtcagagcagatcttacctccattgccacctgagccagcaccagagataccacttcccccggag tgggaggatttagagcctcagattcctatgccaccagtcgagattccagagatgccaccgatggagccagaggcagagccgcctgtgtatgcgcctatggagcagcctgtcttatttcctgccccattagccatttatgcacctgttccgggagtttatcagtttcctcagccggagtttatagatgagatcgtggtagatggaccattaccttctcgaggttccagcactgatcttcatgagcatcataccgtgacttaccagcgctttcaggcagagagggaggagaggattagatggcagaactag